A DNA window from Leptolyngbya subtilissima AS-A7 contains the following coding sequences:
- a CDS encoding antibiotic biosynthesis monooxygenase: MEEPQPQSGPVTLVISEVVEPSKVDAYEAWTKGINHDARQFEGFLGVEIIRPRDHTHPEYVVIIKFESYDRLRRWLISPTYRAWMDQSYGLIAARSQQQLPSGLELWFTLPKARLGMTAPLPSPPYYKQVVLGVLAVYPLILLANRLLGPLLGGLPPLLGLLISVIFVSALLTYPVMPWLSKGLEFWLYPTGRR, translated from the coding sequence ATGGAAGAGCCACAGCCGCAGTCTGGCCCGGTTACTCTGGTGATCTCAGAGGTGGTTGAACCCAGCAAGGTCGATGCCTACGAAGCTTGGACGAAGGGCATCAATCACGATGCTAGGCAGTTTGAAGGCTTTTTGGGGGTTGAGATTATTCGCCCCCGCGACCACACTCACCCCGAGTACGTAGTGATTATCAAGTTCGAGAGCTACGATCGCCTGCGCCGCTGGCTAATATCGCCCACCTACCGCGCCTGGATGGATCAATCCTATGGACTGATTGCGGCGCGATCGCAGCAGCAGCTTCCCAGCGGTCTAGAGCTATGGTTTACGCTGCCCAAAGCACGCCTCGGCATGACAGCGCCACTGCCCTCGCCCCCTTACTACAAACAGGTAGTGCTGGGTGTCTTGGCAGTTTACCCGCTAATTTTGCTGGCCAATCGACTGCTGGGACCGCTGCTGGGGGGGCTGCCGCCACTGCTGGGCCTGCTCATTTCGGTGATTTTTGTCTCAGCTTTGCTGACCTATCCCGTAATGCCGTGGCTCAGTAAAGGCTTAGAGTTTTGGCTTTATCCCACAGGGCGAAGGTAG
- a CDS encoding photosystem II manganese-stabilizing polypeptide, whose product MRYRALLVAFLAICLSVLTACSEAPSATSSVPLTYDQIRNTGLANKCPQLSEMTRGSIALDSGKTYELVGMCIEPTAYFVKEEASKRQEATYVPGKVLTRYTSSLDQVRGDLTVDSDGSLLFSETGGMDFQAITVQLPGGQQEPFLFTVKGLTAKSQPGQSALNSSIDFEGDYSVPSYRTSNFLDPKGRGLATGYDSAVALPGSGDSEEYEKENVKSFDVGQGHISLRVSKIDSATGEIGGTFEAEQPSDTDMGTAEPVDIKVQGVFYARLEEV is encoded by the coding sequence ATGAGGTATCGCGCCCTCTTAGTTGCGTTCTTGGCCATCTGCCTGAGTGTACTGACAGCCTGTAGCGAAGCGCCCAGTGCCACCAGTAGTGTGCCGCTAACCTATGACCAAATTCGTAACACTGGCCTGGCCAATAAGTGCCCCCAGCTTTCAGAAATGACCCGAGGCAGCATTGCCCTTGACAGTGGCAAAACCTATGAACTCGTAGGCATGTGCATTGAGCCCACCGCCTACTTTGTGAAGGAAGAAGCCTCCAAGCGCCAAGAGGCGACCTATGTGCCCGGCAAGGTGCTAACTCGCTACACCTCGAGCCTAGACCAGGTACGCGGCGATCTGACTGTAGATTCTGACGGTAGTCTGCTGTTCTCTGAGACCGGCGGCATGGATTTCCAGGCTATTACCGTTCAGCTTCCCGGTGGTCAGCAAGAGCCTTTCCTGTTTACCGTCAAAGGGCTGACTGCTAAGTCCCAGCCGGGGCAAAGCGCTCTAAACAGCTCTATCGACTTTGAGGGTGACTATTCAGTGCCCTCCTACCGCACCTCTAACTTCCTCGACCCCAAAGGCCGCGGTCTAGCCACTGGCTATGACAGCGCCGTAGCGCTACCCGGCAGCGGTGACAGCGAAGAGTATGAGAAGGAAAATGTGAAATCCTTTGACGTCGGTCAGGGTCATATCTCCCTGCGAGTGTCTAAGATCGACAGCGCCACTGGCGAAATTGGCGGCACCTTTGAAGCAGAGCAGCCCTCTGATACCGACATGGGCACTGCTGAGCCAGTAGACATCAAGGTTCAGGGCGTTTTCTACGCCCGTCTTGAGGAAGTCTAA
- a CDS encoding Uma2 family endonuclease, which yields MTLQEFLAWLPETGRYELHDGMVVEMQPTGAHEQVVGLLNRKFNVLLEQENLNYFIPNTVLSSPWAMRVAISQTCYW from the coding sequence ATGACCTTGCAGGAGTTTTTGGCCTGGTTGCCAGAAACCGGGCGCTACGAGCTGCACGATGGAATGGTAGTTGAAATGCAGCCGACGGGGGCACATGAGCAAGTAGTAGGTTTATTGAACCGCAAGTTTAATGTTCTCCTAGAGCAGGAAAACCTCAACTATTTCATACCCAACACAGTATTGAGCAGCCCTTGGGCTATGAGAGTAGCTATAAGCCAGACGTGCTATTGGTAG
- a CDS encoding Uma2 family endonuclease, whose product MGYESSYKPDVLLVDTAALAQEPLWKRESVLTLASSIKLLVEVVSTNWPDDYARKFEDYEAMGIGEY is encoded by the coding sequence TTGGGCTATGAGAGTAGCTATAAGCCAGACGTGCTATTGGTAGATACCGCCGCGCTGGCCCAAGAGCCTCTGTGGAAGCGGGAATCGGTGCTTACCCTGGCCAGTTCGATCAAGCTCTTAGTGGAAGTTGTCTCAACCAACTGGCCCGATGATTACGCCCGTAAGTTTGAAGATTATGAAGCCATGGGCATTGGTGAATACTAG
- a CDS encoding ribulose bisphosphate carboxylase small subunit, which yields MKTLPKERRFETMSYLPPLTDAQIERQIAYILKQGYFPAIEFNEASNPEEYYWTMWKLPLFNANSTQEVLSEVQACRSEYSNCYIRVVGFDNVKQCQIASFIVHKPGATSSGYRY from the coding sequence ATGAAAACTCTGCCCAAAGAGCGTCGTTTTGAAACGATGTCTTACCTGCCCCCGCTCACCGATGCCCAAATCGAGCGGCAAATTGCCTACATCCTGAAGCAGGGCTATTTCCCCGCTATTGAGTTCAACGAAGCCTCGAACCCCGAGGAGTATTACTGGACCATGTGGAAACTGCCCCTGTTCAATGCCAATTCTACCCAAGAAGTGTTGAGCGAAGTGCAGGCCTGCCGTTCTGAGTACTCCAACTGCTACATCCGCGTGGTGGGCTTTGACAACGTCAAGCAGTGCCAGATCGCTAGCTTCATCGTGCACAAGCCCGGTGCTACCAGCAGCGGCTACCGCTACTAA
- the rcbX gene encoding RuBisCO chaperone RbcX codes for MDLKQSAKDTAKVLTSYLTFQAVKTVLDQLKETNPSRAYWLNAFSTKEALQDGEAYLSALLEESADLAIRVMTVRQHIAEGICEFLPEMVVTSIQQANMEHRRQHLERITQLGDAEHAVDSEFVEDTDVPQESTADSDPSPE; via the coding sequence ATGGACCTTAAGCAATCAGCTAAAGACACCGCTAAGGTGCTCACTAGCTATCTGACTTTTCAGGCCGTGAAAACGGTGCTGGATCAGCTCAAGGAAACCAACCCCTCCCGTGCCTATTGGCTCAACGCGTTTTCGACTAAGGAAGCGCTCCAGGATGGTGAAGCCTACCTGAGCGCCCTGCTGGAAGAAAGCGCAGACCTGGCGATTCGGGTGATGACCGTGCGGCAGCACATTGCAGAGGGTATCTGCGAGTTTTTGCCCGAGATGGTAGTCACCAGTATTCAGCAGGCCAATATGGAACACCGCCGCCAGCATTTAGAGCGCATTACCCAGCTCGGAGATGCCGAACACGCCGTAGATTCAGAATTTGTTGAGGACACTGATGTCCCGCAAGAATCCACGGCTGACAGCGACCCCTCCCCTGAGTAG
- a CDS encoding form I ribulose bisphosphate carboxylase large subunit, producing MSYSQTTTQSKAGYSAGVKDYKLTYYTPDYTPKDTDILAAFRMTPQPGVPPEECAAAVAAESSTGTWTTVWTDLLTDMDRYKGRCYDIEPVPGEDNQYICYVAYPLDLFEEGSVTNLLTSLVGNVFGFKALRALRLEDLRIPVAYLKTFQGPPHGIQVERDRLNKYGRPLLGCTIKPKLGLSAKNYGRAVYECLRGGLDFTKDDENINSQPFQRWRDRFLFVADAIHKSQAETGEIKGHYLNVTAATCEEMIKRAEYAKELDMPIIMHDFLTGGFTANTSLAHWCRDNGVLLHIHRAMHAVIDRQKNHGIHFRVLAKCLRMSGGDHIHTGTVVGKLEGDRAGTLGFVDLLRENYIEQDKSRGIYFTQDWASMGGVMAVASGGIHVWHMPALVEIFGDDSVLQFGGGTLGHPWGNAPGATANRVALEACVQARNEGRDLAREGGDIIREACKWSPELAAACELWKEIKFEFDTVDTI from the coding sequence ATGTCTTACTCTCAGACGACGACTCAATCAAAAGCTGGATACAGCGCCGGGGTTAAGGACTACAAACTGACCTACTACACCCCGGATTACACGCCTAAGGATACCGACATCCTGGCGGCGTTCCGGATGACTCCCCAGCCCGGCGTACCGCCCGAAGAGTGCGCTGCTGCTGTGGCCGCTGAATCTTCCACCGGTACCTGGACTACGGTGTGGACCGACCTACTGACCGACATGGATCGGTACAAGGGTCGTTGCTACGACATCGAGCCCGTGCCCGGTGAAGACAACCAGTACATCTGCTATGTGGCTTACCCCCTCGACCTGTTTGAGGAAGGCTCGGTTACCAACCTACTGACCTCCCTAGTCGGTAACGTGTTTGGCTTTAAAGCCCTGCGCGCCCTGCGTCTCGAAGACCTGCGCATTCCCGTGGCCTATCTGAAGACCTTCCAAGGTCCTCCCCACGGTATTCAGGTAGAGCGCGATCGCCTCAACAAGTACGGTCGTCCCCTGCTGGGCTGCACCATCAAGCCCAAGCTCGGTCTGTCGGCGAAGAACTACGGCCGCGCCGTGTATGAGTGCCTGCGCGGTGGTCTCGACTTCACCAAGGATGACGAGAACATCAACTCCCAGCCCTTCCAGCGCTGGCGCGATCGCTTCTTGTTTGTGGCCGATGCCATTCACAAGTCCCAAGCTGAAACCGGTGAGATCAAGGGTCACTACCTGAACGTCACCGCCGCCACCTGCGAAGAGATGATCAAGCGGGCCGAGTACGCCAAAGAACTCGACATGCCCATCATCATGCACGACTTCTTGACCGGTGGCTTTACCGCCAACACCAGCCTGGCTCACTGGTGCCGCGACAACGGTGTGCTGCTGCACATTCACCGCGCCATGCACGCTGTAATCGACCGTCAGAAGAACCACGGTATTCACTTCCGTGTGCTAGCTAAGTGCCTGCGGATGTCCGGTGGTGACCACATTCACACCGGTACCGTTGTGGGTAAGCTAGAGGGCGATCGTGCCGGTACTCTGGGCTTCGTTGACCTGCTGCGCGAAAACTACATCGAGCAAGACAAGTCTCGCGGTATCTACTTCACCCAAGACTGGGCTTCCATGGGCGGCGTCATGGCTGTGGCCTCCGGTGGTATCCACGTGTGGCACATGCCCGCGCTGGTGGAAATCTTCGGCGACGACTCCGTGCTGCAGTTTGGTGGTGGTACTCTGGGCCACCCCTGGGGTAACGCGCCGGGTGCTACCGCTAACCGCGTAGCTCTAGAAGCTTGCGTTCAGGCCCGTAACGAAGGCCGTGACCTGGCCCGCGAAGGTGGCGACATCATCCGCGAAGCCTGCAAGTGGTCGCCCGAACTGGCTGCCGCCTGCGAATTGTGGAAGGAAATCAAGTTCGAGTTCGACACCGTTGACACCATCTAG